A part of Agromyces protaetiae genomic DNA contains:
- the efeO gene encoding iron uptake system protein EfeO, translating into MTTRRVLATVGTAGVLALALSGCVAKADVAQAAIGVDITDDGCAVAVATATAGAVSFALENNGTDVNEFEILADDQLRIVGEKENVTPGQKVDFVTHLEPGTYYTACKFQQVGAPVGLAEFTVTGEASAASADEQELSDQAVTEYLAYVRSQVSELLPQVEEFAAAYASGDDETARSLFAKTRVSYERIEPTAEAFGDLDPKIDYREVDAVAEGLDWTGFHRIEKDLWAPQPGDLNSDGQDALADWAPSTPEQRQEFADGLVADVTELHDLVTDPSFTVSLADISNGAIGLLDEVASGKITGEEDWWSGTDLTDFEANVQGAGVAFGAVKALAESKGDEGKALSTEIEKQFTALEDALAKYGSIEDGFVEYGTLTDADKKALSDQVNALAEPLSQLTATVLGV; encoded by the coding sequence ATGACCACTCGTCGCGTCCTCGCGACCGTCGGCACCGCCGGCGTCCTCGCCCTCGCCTTGAGCGGCTGCGTCGCCAAGGCCGACGTCGCCCAGGCCGCCATCGGCGTCGACATCACCGATGACGGCTGCGCCGTCGCCGTCGCCACCGCGACCGCGGGCGCCGTCTCGTTCGCGCTCGAGAACAACGGCACCGACGTCAACGAGTTCGAGATCCTGGCCGACGACCAGCTCCGCATCGTCGGCGAGAAAGAGAATGTGACGCCCGGCCAGAAGGTCGACTTCGTCACGCACCTCGAGCCCGGCACGTACTACACGGCGTGCAAGTTCCAGCAGGTCGGCGCCCCCGTCGGCCTCGCCGAGTTCACGGTCACGGGCGAGGCATCCGCCGCGTCCGCCGACGAGCAGGAGCTCAGCGACCAGGCCGTCACCGAGTACCTCGCATACGTGCGCTCGCAGGTCTCCGAGCTGCTCCCGCAGGTCGAGGAGTTCGCGGCGGCCTACGCCTCGGGCGACGACGAGACCGCCCGCTCGCTCTTCGCGAAGACGCGCGTCTCGTACGAGCGCATCGAGCCCACCGCCGAGGCGTTCGGCGACCTCGACCCGAAGATCGACTACCGCGAGGTCGACGCCGTCGCCGAGGGCCTCGACTGGACCGGCTTCCACCGCATCGAGAAGGACCTCTGGGCGCCGCAGCCGGGCGACCTCAACTCCGACGGCCAGGACGCCCTCGCCGACTGGGCTCCCTCGACGCCCGAGCAGCGCCAGGAGTTCGCCGACGGTCTCGTCGCGGATGTCACCGAGCTCCACGACCTCGTGACCGACCCGTCGTTCACGGTCTCGCTCGCCGACATCTCGAACGGTGCGATCGGCCTCCTCGACGAGGTCGCGTCGGGCAAGATCACCGGTGAGGAAGACTGGTGGAGCGGCACCGACCTCACCGACTTCGAGGCCAACGTGCAGGGCGCCGGCGTGGCGTTCGGCGCCGTGAAGGCGCTCGCCGAGTCGAAGGGCGATGAGGGCAAGGCCCTCTCGACCGAGATCGAGAAGCAGTTCACGGCTCTCGAAGACGCGCTCGCGAAGTACGGCTCGATCGAAGACGGCTTCGTCGAGTACGGCACCCTCACCGACGCCGACAAGAAGGCGCTCTCCGACCAGGTCAACGCCCTCGCCGAGCCGCTCTCGCAGCTCACGGCGACCGTCCTCGGGGTCTGA
- a CDS encoding LysM peptidoglycan-binding domain-containing protein, with amino-acid sequence MTPTRTRRSALPAPAALLMTLAAVPLLLTGCFPSEEKPVETVYVTVPAKPAPTTVQPVTPTVAPEPPAPPAAEPAPPVPNDPAPVYEPGPAYDNGPVPGANGPTDVDGNGVPSIYTVVSGDSFFDIAQRFDLPQQQLLRMNPQIHDFGETVYIGDKINLDWQRVGLG; translated from the coding sequence TTGACCCCGACCCGAACCCGCCGGTCGGCCCTGCCCGCACCGGCCGCCCTTCTCATGACGCTCGCGGCGGTGCCGCTGCTGCTGACGGGCTGTTTCCCGAGCGAGGAGAAGCCCGTCGAGACGGTCTACGTGACGGTCCCGGCGAAGCCGGCGCCGACGACGGTGCAGCCCGTGACACCGACCGTCGCACCCGAGCCGCCGGCGCCGCCCGCCGCCGAGCCGGCCCCGCCGGTTCCGAACGATCCGGCACCCGTCTACGAGCCCGGCCCTGCCTACGACAACGGCCCGGTCCCCGGCGCCAACGGCCCCACCGACGTCGACGGCAACGGCGTGCCGAGCATCTACACGGTCGTCTCCGGCGACAGCTTCTTCGACATCGCGCAGCGGTTCGACCTGCCGCAGCAGCAACTGCTGCGGATGAACCCGCAGATCCACGACTTCGGCGAAACCGTGTACATCGGCGACAAGATCAACCTCGACTGGCAGCGGGTCGGGCTCGGCTGA
- the efeB gene encoding iron uptake transporter deferrochelatase/peroxidase subunit yields the protein MGEHDTPGAAGHSEADVSPQTNAPTADAAPAEQTHAEQAHGVSRRGLFGLLGAGAAGLAVGGAGGAAAAAAIAGGGASGGGSEASVYDFYGTHQAGITTPVQDRLHFAAFDVSDMLDRDGLKGLLADWTAAAARLTQGLEVEEGGAVGGSDYAPPVDTGEALGLHASGLTITFGFGPTLFTTADGTDRFGLAARRPPLLEPLPRFQGDALVPQLTGGDLAIQACADDPQVAVHAIRNLSRIAFGRATLRWSQLGFGRTSSTSTAQATPRNLFGFKDGTANLKVEQHDLVDEQVWVGASDEPAWLAGGSYLVTRRIRMIIENWDRVQLGEQEMLVGRSKGSGAPLSGGGEFTEPDFEAEGPTGAPLIDVNAHVRLAHPTMNGGTRMLRRGYNFVDGNDELGRLDAGLFFIAYQRSPQQFIDVQRSLASDGLNEYLKHVGSAIFAVPGGVKKGEFVGQALFA from the coding sequence ATGGGAGAGCACGACACGCCCGGCGCGGCCGGGCACAGCGAGGCGGATGTCTCGCCGCAGACGAACGCACCGACGGCTGACGCCGCGCCCGCTGAGCAGACCCACGCTGAGCAGGCGCACGGCGTCAGCCGTCGCGGTCTGTTCGGCCTCCTCGGCGCGGGCGCCGCGGGGCTCGCGGTCGGCGGCGCCGGAGGCGCTGCGGCGGCGGCCGCGATCGCGGGCGGTGGTGCGAGCGGCGGCGGCTCCGAGGCATCCGTCTACGACTTCTACGGAACGCACCAGGCCGGCATCACGACGCCCGTGCAAGACCGGCTGCACTTCGCGGCGTTCGACGTGTCAGACATGCTCGACCGCGACGGCCTCAAAGGACTCCTCGCCGACTGGACGGCCGCGGCCGCACGCCTGACCCAGGGCCTCGAGGTCGAAGAGGGCGGCGCCGTCGGCGGCAGCGACTACGCCCCGCCCGTCGACACGGGCGAGGCGCTCGGCCTGCACGCGTCGGGCCTCACGATCACGTTCGGGTTCGGGCCGACGCTCTTCACGACGGCCGACGGCACCGATCGGTTCGGGCTCGCCGCCCGCCGCCCGCCGCTCCTCGAACCGCTGCCGCGCTTCCAAGGCGACGCCCTCGTGCCGCAGCTCACAGGCGGCGACCTCGCCATCCAGGCGTGCGCCGACGACCCGCAGGTCGCGGTCCACGCCATCCGCAATCTCTCGCGCATCGCCTTCGGGCGCGCGACGTTGCGTTGGTCGCAACTCGGCTTCGGCCGCACGTCGTCGACGTCGACCGCGCAGGCGACGCCCCGCAACCTCTTCGGGTTCAAGGACGGCACCGCGAACCTCAAGGTCGAGCAGCACGACCTCGTCGACGAGCAGGTGTGGGTCGGGGCATCCGACGAGCCCGCGTGGCTCGCGGGCGGTTCGTACCTCGTGACGCGGCGCATCCGCATGATCATCGAGAACTGGGACCGCGTGCAGCTCGGCGAGCAAGAGATGCTCGTCGGTCGCTCGAAAGGCTCGGGCGCGCCGCTCTCGGGCGGCGGCGAATTCACCGAGCCCGACTTCGAGGCCGAAGGCCCGACGGGCGCGCCCCTCATCGACGTCAACGCGCACGTGCGGCTCGCGCACCCCACGATGAACGGCGGCACGCGCATGCTCCGCCGCGGGTACAACTTCGTCGACGGCAATGACGAACTCGGGCGCCTCGACGCCGGCCTCTTCTTCATCGCCTACCAGCGCTCGCCGCAGCAGTTCATCGACGTGCAGCGCTCGCTCGCCTCCGACGGGCTCAACGAGTACCTGAAGCACGTCGGATCGGCGATCTTCGCCGTGCCGGGCGGCGTCAAGAAGGGCGAGTTCGTGGGGCAGGCGCTGTTCGCGTAG
- a CDS encoding pyridoxamine 5'-phosphate oxidase family protein encodes MTTIDTAPAAPTAPIETDRRIRRLSERQTFDRAELHRLLDEQLVGHLAATHHGAPIVVPMAFARVGDAVLLHGSTGGGFALRAAAERTPVAFAVTSLDAIVVARSLYDHSMNYRSAMIYGVLEEVADEASALDLLSEKLLPGRKAEVRENTRKELAATRVLRLALDDVVMKMRAAGAGEAEDDGEDHSTWAGIVPLAQSWGDPVASVLTPAGTPVPDSVRALKTATAYPPRL; translated from the coding sequence GTGACCACGATCGACACCGCCCCCGCAGCGCCCACCGCCCCCATCGAGACCGACCGGCGCATCCGCCGCCTCTCCGAGCGGCAGACCTTCGACCGCGCCGAACTCCACCGGCTCCTCGACGAGCAGCTCGTCGGGCACCTCGCCGCGACCCACCACGGCGCGCCGATCGTCGTGCCCATGGCGTTCGCCCGCGTCGGCGACGCCGTGCTCCTCCACGGGTCGACGGGCGGAGGGTTCGCGCTCCGCGCGGCGGCCGAGCGCACGCCCGTCGCGTTCGCCGTCACCTCGCTCGACGCGATCGTCGTCGCCCGCTCCCTCTACGACCACTCGATGAACTACCGCAGCGCCATGATCTACGGCGTCCTCGAAGAGGTCGCGGACGAGGCATCCGCCCTCGACCTCCTCTCCGAGAAACTGCTTCCCGGTCGGAAGGCCGAGGTGCGCGAGAACACGCGCAAAGAGCTCGCCGCGACGCGCGTGCTGCGCCTCGCCCTCGACGACGTCGTCATGAAGATGCGCGCCGCCGGAGCGGGCGAAGCCGAGGACGACGGCGAGGACCACTCGACGTGGGCGGGCATCGTGCCGCTCGCGCAGAGCTGGGGCGACCCCGTCGCCTCAGTGCTGACCCCTGCGGGAACGCCCGTGCCCGATTCGGTGCGAGCGCTGAAGACCGCCACGGCCTACCCGCCCAGACTGTGA
- the efeU gene encoding iron uptake transporter permease EfeU, whose product MFATYLIGLREGLEAGLIVGILVAYLGKIGRRDLLARLWIGIGIAVAVSLGVGAILTWGPYALTFQAQEILGGTLSIVAVAMVTWMIFWMGSHGATLSKELRSQVDAAVDRSWFAIVLLGALSVGREGVETALFVWANVAGGDEPVLATIGAVLGILTAIAISYGISKGLVRFNLSLFFTWTGVFLVFVAAGVLAYGIGDLQEASVIPGWGAPAYSLTSVVQPGGVLDVVLGGIFNFTPEPTWAQVIGWVLYVVIVLSLYLGMLQRRSRAHARAVAPQAPVGPADPAASVESSTQIRSTP is encoded by the coding sequence GTGTTCGCCACCTATCTCATCGGCCTCCGCGAGGGCCTCGAAGCCGGCCTCATCGTCGGCATTCTTGTCGCGTACCTCGGCAAGATCGGCCGCCGCGACCTCCTGGCTCGGCTCTGGATCGGCATCGGCATCGCCGTCGCCGTCTCGCTCGGCGTCGGGGCGATCCTCACGTGGGGTCCGTACGCGCTGACCTTCCAGGCGCAGGAGATCCTCGGCGGCACGCTCTCGATCGTCGCCGTCGCGATGGTCACGTGGATGATCTTCTGGATGGGTTCGCACGGCGCGACCCTCTCGAAAGAGCTGCGCAGCCAGGTGGATGCCGCGGTGGACCGCTCGTGGTTCGCGATCGTGCTGCTCGGGGCGCTCTCGGTCGGCCGCGAGGGCGTCGAGACGGCGCTCTTCGTGTGGGCGAACGTCGCCGGAGGCGACGAGCCCGTGCTCGCGACGATCGGCGCCGTGCTCGGCATCCTCACGGCGATCGCCATCTCGTACGGCATCTCGAAGGGCCTCGTGCGCTTCAACCTGTCGCTGTTCTTCACGTGGACGGGCGTGTTCCTCGTCTTCGTCGCGGCGGGCGTGCTCGCCTACGGGATCGGCGATCTGCAGGAGGCATCCGTCATTCCCGGCTGGGGTGCTCCGGCGTACAGCCTCACGAGCGTCGTGCAGCCGGGCGGCGTGCTCGACGTCGTCCTCGGCGGCATCTTCAACTTCACGCCCGAACCGACGTGGGCTCAGGTCATCGGCTGGGTGCTCTACGTCGTCATCGTCCTCTCCCTCTATCTCGGCATGCTGCAGCGTCGCAGTCGCGCCCACGCCCGAGCCGTCGCGCCCCAGGCGCCCGTCGGGCCCGCAGACCCCGCAGCATCCGTCGAATCATCCACCCAGATCAGGAGCACCCCATGA
- a CDS encoding PLP-dependent aminotransferase family protein, which translates to MDGPILAIDRDDARPLGAQLVEGIRRGILSGALAPGDPMPSTRAFATELGVSRSSIVAAYEQLVGEGYLDARQGAPTRVAELEARLASEFSARPGGAADSRFRRPESAQDDSGHPVLNSLRSPETEVPRIDLTPGKPSTTRLDERAWRAAWRAVGASALPNDSPPPFGIAALRAGIADHLRQARGLVCAADDIVVTAGTAEALALVALALAELAGRAPRVAVENPGYAGARRTLERHGATTVPVPVGPDGLDLGALARTRRLDAVMVTPSHQYPLGGRLPAAHRLDLLELARTRDLLVLEDDYDSEFRHTGAPLPALASLDRDDRTVLVGSFSKVLSPWLRIGYLVLPYRPALRAAVAAVRADSPPPVAGPVQQAVAELLASGALRRHIAAARREYAHRRRLVEEALGGLSSTDSTRSGLFGLDGGLHAVLRLPDASAATSLVDALAEAGIAVAPLADYSAPVRDRAPGDPPADPPAGIVIGYAGVSDTALAEALGRIRALVSATRNADVDASDPRQ; encoded by the coding sequence ATGGACGGACCGATCCTCGCCATCGACCGGGACGACGCGCGGCCGCTCGGCGCGCAGCTCGTCGAGGGCATCCGCCGAGGCATCCTCTCGGGCGCCCTCGCGCCGGGCGACCCCATGCCGTCGACGCGCGCGTTCGCGACCGAGCTCGGCGTCTCGCGCAGCTCGATCGTCGCCGCCTACGAGCAGCTCGTCGGCGAGGGCTACCTCGACGCGCGGCAGGGCGCGCCGACGCGCGTCGCCGAACTCGAGGCGCGGCTCGCCTCCGAGTTCTCCGCCCGGCCCGGCGGCGCCGCCGACTCCCGTTTCAGGAGACCGGAGTCTGCTCAGGATGATTCGGGGCATCCGGTCCTGAATAGCCTCCGGTCTCCTGAAACCGAGGTGCCGCGCATCGACCTCACGCCCGGCAAGCCCTCGACGACACGCCTCGATGAGCGGGCCTGGCGGGCCGCGTGGCGCGCGGTGGGGGCATCCGCGCTCCCGAACGACTCCCCGCCGCCCTTCGGAATCGCCGCGCTCCGCGCGGGCATCGCCGACCATCTGCGCCAGGCGCGCGGACTCGTGTGCGCCGCCGACGACATCGTGGTGACCGCGGGCACGGCCGAGGCACTCGCCCTCGTGGCCCTCGCCCTCGCCGAACTCGCGGGGCGCGCGCCGCGCGTCGCCGTCGAGAACCCCGGCTATGCGGGCGCACGACGCACGCTCGAGCGGCACGGGGCGACGACCGTTCCGGTGCCGGTCGGGCCCGACGGGCTCGACCTCGGGGCGCTCGCGCGCACCCGGCGCCTCGACGCCGTCATGGTGACCCCGAGCCATCAGTACCCGCTGGGCGGACGCCTGCCCGCCGCCCACCGGCTCGACCTCCTCGAGCTCGCACGCACGCGCGACCTTCTCGTCCTCGAGGACGACTACGACAGCGAGTTCCGCCACACCGGAGCGCCGCTGCCCGCGCTCGCGTCGCTCGACCGGGACGACCGCACGGTGCTCGTCGGGAGCTTCTCGAAGGTGCTGAGCCCGTGGCTGCGGATCGGCTACCTCGTGCTCCCGTACCGCCCGGCGCTCCGCGCCGCGGTCGCGGCCGTGCGCGCCGACTCGCCCCCGCCCGTCGCCGGGCCCGTGCAGCAGGCCGTCGCCGAACTGCTCGCGTCGGGCGCCCTGCGGCGGCACATCGCGGCGGCGCGGCGCGAGTACGCGCACCGGCGCCGGCTCGTCGAGGAGGCGCTCGGCGGGCTCTCTTCGACCGACTCGACGAGGTCCGGTCTCTTCGGGCTCGACGGGGGTTTGCACGCGGTCCTTCGATTGCCGGACGCCTCGGCCGCGACATCCCTCGTCGACGCCCTCGCCGAAGCGGGCATCGCGGTCGCGCCGCTCGCCGACTACTCGGCGCCCGTGCGAGACCGGGCGCCCGGCGACCCGCCCGCCGACCCGCCGGCCGGCATCGTCATCGGCTACGCGGGCGTCTCCGACACGGCCCTCGCCGAAGCCCTCGGCCGGATCCGGGCACTCGTCTCCGCGACGCGCAACGCGGACGTAGACGCATCCGACCCTCGTCAATAG